One window of Papaver somniferum cultivar HN1 chromosome 9, ASM357369v1, whole genome shotgun sequence genomic DNA carries:
- the LOC113310398 gene encoding serine/threonine-protein kinase AFC1-like, whose product METQWITEFPHTNMDKRPRKRPRLAWDIPPPVPPPKALPAIYCGQEFMSGVGSRNTGAPLYYKSQIRNGSPPWRNDDKDGHYVFVIGENLTLRYKILSKMGEGTFGQVLECWDNEKREAVAIKVVRSIQKYREAAMIEIDVLQKLARHDVGGARCVQIRNWFDYRNHICIVFEKLGPSLYDFLRKNSYRSFPIDLVRELGRQLLESVAFMHDLRLIHTDLKPENILFVSPEYIRVPDYKYMPRTTKDACYFRNLPLSSSIKLIDFGSTTFEHQDHTYVVSTRHYRAPEVILGLGWNYPCDLWSVGCILVELCSGEALFQTHENLEHLAMMEKVLGPLPPHMMVRADRRAEKYFRRGARCRLDWPEGANSRESMRAVWKLPRLQNLVMQHVDHSAGDLIDLLQGLLRYDPSVRLTAREALRHPFFTRDLRRGGHFF is encoded by the exons ATGGAGACTCAATGGATTACTGAATTTCCTCATACAAATATGGATAAAAGACCTAGAAAAAGACCGAGATTAGCTTGGGATATTCCTCCTCCTGTACCTCCTCCGAAG GCACTGCCTGCAATATACTGTGGGCAAGAGTTTATGAGCGGGGTTGGCTCCAGAAATACTGGTGCTCCTCTGTATTACAAATCACAGATTCGGAATGGATCTCCACCTTGGAGGAATGATGATAAAGATGGACACTATGTATTTGTTATCGGAGAGAATTTAACTCTTCGCT ATAAAATTCTCAGTAAAATGGGTGAAG GGACATTTGGACAAGTATTAGAATGTTGGGACAATGAAAAGAGAGAAGCTGTTGCTATTAAAGTTGTACGTTCAATTCAAAAGTATCGTGAGGCTGCCATGATTGAAATTGACGTTCTTCAAAAGCTTGCAAGACATGATGTTGGTGGCGCTCG TTGTGTGCAAATACGGAATTGGTTTGACTATCGTAATCATATTTGTATC GTATTTGAGAAGCTTGGACCGAGCTTGTACGATTTTCTTCGCAAAAATAGCTACCGTTCTTTTCCCATCGATCTTGTTCGGGAGCTTGGCAGACAGCTTTTGGAGTCTGTAGCAT TTATGCATGATCTAAGACTCATTCATACCGATTTGAAGCCAGAAAACATTCTGTTTGTTTCTCCAGAGTACATCAGGGTGCCCGATTACAAG TATATGCCCCGGACCACTAAAGATGCTTGCTACTTCAGAAATTTACCACTATCTAGTTCTATCAAGCTCATTGATTTCGGAAGTACAACATTTGAACATCAAGACCACACATATGTGGTATCTACGCGCCATTACCGGGCCCCAGAGGTCATCTTAG GGCTTGGATGGAACTACCCCTGTGATTTATGGAGTGTAGGTTGCATACTTGTTGAGCTTTGCTCG GGAGAGGCCCTTTTTCAGACCCATGAAAACCTGGAACATCTTGCCATGATGGAGAAGGTGTTAGGTCCACTACCCCCGCACATGATGGTTAGAGCTGA TCGACGAGCTGAGAAGTACTTCAGAAGGGGTGCACGCTGTCGATTGGACTGGCCTGAAGGTGCAAATTCAAGGGAAAGCATGAGGGCGGTTTGGAAATTGCCTCGCCTCCAA AATCTGGTGATGCAGCACGTAGATCATTCTGCAGGGGATCTAATAGATCTATTGCAAGGGCTTCTGCGGTACGATCCATCTGTCCGACTAACAGCAAGGGAAGCTTTAAGACATCCCTTCTTCACAAGAGACCTTAGAAGGGGTGGCCATTTCTTTTAA
- the LOC113310907 gene encoding metal tolerance protein 11-like isoform X1, which yields MVDPIIGDGISGDTEERLLPDSENDNQWRLNFNDFERYDHQGRRGTTNTQCFHKCLEVLAPEDVVATYYQQQVQMLDGFSEMDALTDHDFLPGMTKEEQENLAKSENWAIRISNIANMLLFAGKVFASVQSGSLSIIASTLDSLLDLLSGFILWFTSFSMQTPNPYRYPIGKKRMQPLGIIVFASVMATLGLQIILESVRTLITHHDFNLTKVQQLWVIGIMCTVTLVKFCLMLYCRTFSNEIVKAYAQDHFFDVVTNIIGLVAAILANYFKDWMDPVGAIILALYTIRTWSSTVLENVNSLVGRSAAPEYLQKLTYLCWNHHKAIMHIDTVRAYTFGSHYFVEVDIVLPSAMPLREAHDVGESLQIKLERLPEIERAFVHLDYEFTHKPEHAQS from the exons ATGGTGGATCCGATAATCGGCGATGGCATTTCTGGAGACACAGAAGAACGCTTGTTACCGGACTCAGAAAACGATAACCAATGGAGATTAAATTTTAATGATTTTGAAAGATATGATCATCAAGGAAGAAGAGGAACTACTAATACTCAATGTTTTCACAAGTGTCTCGAGGTTTTAG CTCCAGAAGATGTGGTGGCCACTTATTACCAGCAACAGGTACAAATGTTGGATGGGTTCAGTGAGATGGATGCGTTAACTGATCATGATTTTCTCCCCGGAATGACAAAG GAGGAGCAAGAAAATTTGGCTAAAAGTGAAAACTGGGCTATCAGAATATCAAATATAGCAAATATGCTTCTTTTTGCTGGAAAAGTTTTTGCTTCAGTCCAGAGTGGTTCATTGTCGATAATAGCGTCTACACTGGATTCACTTCTTGATCTCTTATCAGGTTTCATTTTGTGGTTCACCTCATTCTCTATGCAGACCCCAAACCCCTACCGATATCCTATTGGGAAAAAACGCATGCAACCATTG GGAATCATTGTTTTTGCCTCTGTAATGGCGACATTGGGGTTGCAGATTATTTTGGAGTCAGTACGTACCCTGATAACTCAT CATGATTTCAACTTGACTAAGGTGCAACAGCTGTGGGTGATTGGGATCATGTGCACTGTAACATTGGTTAAGTTTTGCCTGATGCTTTATTGTCGCACTTTCTCCAATGAAATTGTCAAAGCTTATGCTCAGGATCATTTCTTTGATGTCGTGACCAACATCATTGGTCTAGTTGCTGCCATCCTTGCAAATTACTTCAAGGATTGGATGGACCCTGTTGGGGCTATAATT TTAGCACTGTACACAATTCGAACATGGTCATCAACAGTACTTGAAAATGTGAACTCACTTGTAGGCAGATCAGCAGCACCTGAGTATCTCCAGAAGCTAACATACCTTTGCTGGAACCATCACAAGGCTATAATGCACATCGACACTGTCCGAGCTTACACATTTGGATCTCACTACTTTGTTGAGGTCGACATCGTTTTGCCATCTGCAATGCCACTGAGGGAGGCACATGATGTCGGAGAGTCCTTGCAGATAAAACTTGAACGCTTGCCAGAGATTGAGCGCGCCTttgttcatcttgattatgaatttACCCACAAACCTGAGCATGCCCAATCTTAA
- the LOC113310907 gene encoding metal tolerance protein 5-like isoform X2 yields MIRNLCALTGLYKAPEDVVATYYQQQVQMLDGFSEMDALTDHDFLPGMTKEEQENLAKSENWAIRISNIANMLLFAGKVFASVQSGSLSIIASTLDSLLDLLSGFILWFTSFSMQTPNPYRYPIGKKRMQPLGIIVFASVMATLGLQIILESVRTLITHHDFNLTKVQQLWVIGIMCTVTLVKFCLMLYCRTFSNEIVKAYAQDHFFDVVTNIIGLVAAILANYFKDWMDPVGAIILALYTIRTWSSTVLENVNSLVGRSAAPEYLQKLTYLCWNHHKAIMHIDTVRAYTFGSHYFVEVDIVLPSAMPLREAHDVGESLQIKLERLPEIERAFVHLDYEFTHKPEHAQS; encoded by the exons ATGATCCGAAACTTGTGTGCTTTAACAGGGCTTTATAAAG CTCCAGAAGATGTGGTGGCCACTTATTACCAGCAACAGGTACAAATGTTGGATGGGTTCAGTGAGATGGATGCGTTAACTGATCATGATTTTCTCCCCGGAATGACAAAG GAGGAGCAAGAAAATTTGGCTAAAAGTGAAAACTGGGCTATCAGAATATCAAATATAGCAAATATGCTTCTTTTTGCTGGAAAAGTTTTTGCTTCAGTCCAGAGTGGTTCATTGTCGATAATAGCGTCTACACTGGATTCACTTCTTGATCTCTTATCAGGTTTCATTTTGTGGTTCACCTCATTCTCTATGCAGACCCCAAACCCCTACCGATATCCTATTGGGAAAAAACGCATGCAACCATTG GGAATCATTGTTTTTGCCTCTGTAATGGCGACATTGGGGTTGCAGATTATTTTGGAGTCAGTACGTACCCTGATAACTCAT CATGATTTCAACTTGACTAAGGTGCAACAGCTGTGGGTGATTGGGATCATGTGCACTGTAACATTGGTTAAGTTTTGCCTGATGCTTTATTGTCGCACTTTCTCCAATGAAATTGTCAAAGCTTATGCTCAGGATCATTTCTTTGATGTCGTGACCAACATCATTGGTCTAGTTGCTGCCATCCTTGCAAATTACTTCAAGGATTGGATGGACCCTGTTGGGGCTATAATT TTAGCACTGTACACAATTCGAACATGGTCATCAACAGTACTTGAAAATGTGAACTCACTTGTAGGCAGATCAGCAGCACCTGAGTATCTCCAGAAGCTAACATACCTTTGCTGGAACCATCACAAGGCTATAATGCACATCGACACTGTCCGAGCTTACACATTTGGATCTCACTACTTTGTTGAGGTCGACATCGTTTTGCCATCTGCAATGCCACTGAGGGAGGCACATGATGTCGGAGAGTCCTTGCAGATAAAACTTGAACGCTTGCCAGAGATTGAGCGCGCCTttgttcatcttgattatgaatttACCCACAAACCTGAGCATGCCCAATCTTAA